Proteins co-encoded in one Ooceraea biroi isolate clonal line C1 chromosome 9, Obir_v5.4, whole genome shotgun sequence genomic window:
- the LOC105275984 gene encoding protein PFC0760c-like, protein MIDMYKKINLIVLVLFIIVQSEEISLDPTVNTKFLDSSLSTAFPYLSPCNDQHLTTDHRKKSLLSLMPHIQHEYENKTIHKTKRCSTLSQRNRLLSLKESFARTRPESSENINVGVSKNNLNTYDLARNMEDDMQDNSAILYKRDVKPRKKDKIFLLKDDDVDGKDVILNLQPRENIKKCNKGKCICYCKDENYSPMSSERSSSLLGSSKKDKPERINHRIPEHENRPNVLQRLQRLFPIRSYQERLGNIPAILIPYEIVPNFPPYIVGNVRKSINVGNPSTLLENRPNCLVGSNVHSQNRPFTHQNPYLNLPVTERSGEAERLDASTSFSTSYIDATTVTETGSILESYDPIGMIKKAQESPNLITEIPNNYIGESLDPKTENNFYPTYSTATMIEESNTADSWNLDETLHKSGESTETTEANKQNDFAKMTSIVTDYVSASNAPSPIYSPITHDGKLISMEECMKLFGRDVCVLSATSSQTSADPTRKNNLNGYTTIAIPEYVIQTSTKKTTDYDNYFNKHFASMLPTSEKLNVNSNENSESTTTELNTVDEISLLDLSQYTGSVVENYKPHADSDKDELSSTAKDTSIPKKKLRTQTTDKTIKNKLLGKSKSHKAKLPLSPNSKEMKNPVSSEEFLHSATSHEYNDSNLEINQENQPTKVNTWKNIPQEETTVSNYVDSRTKHDFEDGSINYLKEPVTNDQEEVLQERPKEKITTINQDFDTGYNFETKTINYVKPDFDVYSDEEDRSTTMRYIDYEESNESSNKDDSFNINTGSSIRRLPFCDNTLLLNSIRKVINDFTLDPRVGRTIDLNENILQLHDRSLLPEILAVPHLKNILLLPQIEDMIVEKVKDVLSHVTSISRKDFTNDWSHGIIRNTLRNILETFPGFHQKLPPMTIEEHQFKNGQWTTNVVTLAPLVDNQLSKSNPNKLHESIRNLLSSSAIASQRDQPIVRNIIVQSVKNNLINDEENEKMDDSVIYNALNNILEVLKEPNNIDTLEKSNTFVSNDRNIEMTFLQEMPIDRKMKNDKSILAQNLGIEEEARINDNRMQIVTTQKAKVLENNAIVASEFPNLSESYDKDKNIYIEKEIPNKVIDIIKVNTRDQILDGIRKTNVQSEESKLVEPLEPTTIYQKAILQNNPNILKASTELNSENELNSEGNDNNIFSEATTISSIAAKHVYENSREKKISEINPTVIHTRNDINKSPTNDFLSNDLILENTENHRIDDGIMAPTYFMQETSPNYIEVSDNIIFPSIAQTKTVDEIEYPLNGKIVTATPDNLISSANVKYENPESKIVSSLSAEEIDPAIILARLEYNLPPIKYYSPETLKYVQNHYIEDKNAITSANFMQEISPNHVQISDSIIAQNMAGSTNTEDRIEDTSNGKIITTSADNLISSKNNILEYGNDESQTSPLTDKDILKLQRHNFMTEDNIVKIHEVTTEIQRTYAKTTYFKPKFSENSSSINLLSSPVEITDDASNSNSKNNMNGNRNNNNYNLIGNINNINPISAEANEGIISSSKSLDDIYSLQLFPSSTASDAISALQNSQIYYINDDVKLPVEIIALKNGSYALSISPNICEIILRRKCPCCVPLQGRIVRSSGKNYQKYVIAGKKDDWSTDQSSSVAINSMTAKNTLKMQEQEEKINKQEEEINAHNLWKRNLMNNNLTISMPVIDFAKKYNLLLDFNEEDVLFNGIESQKRNIEMSQSERLAELKLNKSETKNNMQDTNIEIAEDNNYSNVDEKLMKYEKETESILQNVNILNKKEKREHKGSELIDDEQNASRIRILKENNARPYRYEQNTNIANIKGTKVIRSMLYWLKSLFERK, encoded by the exons ATGAtcgatatgtataaaaaaattaatttaattgttttggTGCTGTTCATAATTGTTCAATCAGAAGAAATTTCTTTAGATCCTACTGTAAATACAAAGTTCTTGGATTCAAG tctGTCAACAGCTTTCCCCTATCTATCGCCATGTAATGATCAGCATCTCACAACGGATCATCGAAAGAAATCACTGCTTTCATTGATGCCGCACATACAGCATGAATACGAAAATAAAACGATTCATAAAACGAAGCGTTGCAGTACATTATCTCAGAGAAACAGATTATTATCGTTAAAGGAAAGTTTTGCCAGAACAAGACCTGAAAGCTCTGAAAATATCAACGTAGGAGTTTCGAAGAATAATCTTAATACTTATGATCTCGCAAGAAATATGGAAGATGATATGCAGGATAACTCtgcaatattatacaaaagagACGTTAAACCGCgtaagaaagataaaatattcctaCTCAAAGACGACGATGTGGACGGAAAGGATGTAATCTTGAATTTACAACCTCgagagaatataaaaaagtgTAACAAGGGAAAATGCATCTGTTATTGTAAAGACGAGAATTATTCTCCTATGTCATCGGAGAGAAGCTCTTCGCTATTAGGTTCCTCCAAAAAAGATAAACCGGAAAGAATAAATCACAGGATACCAGAGCATGAAAACAGACCAAACGTCTTGCAGAGATTACAGCGCTTATTTCCAATAAGATCTTATCAGGAAAGATTAGGCAACATCCCCGCTATACTAATTCCGTACGAAATAGTACCAAACTTTCCACCTTACATCGTCGGAAATGTACGAAAAAGTATCAATGTTGGAAATCCATCCACCTTACTCGAAAACAGACCAAATTGTCTAGTTGGAAGTAACGTACATTCTCAAAATCGACCATTCACCCATCAGAACCCCTATCTGAACCTGCCTGTAACTGAAAGAAGTGGAGAAGCTGAAAGACTCGACGCGTCAACTTCGTTTTCGACAAGTTACATTGATGCGACAACTGTGACGGAAACAGGAAGTATTCTCGAGTCATACGATCCAATTGGAATGATTAAAAAAGCTCAAGAATCTCCCAATTTAATTACAGAAATtccgaataattatataggtGAGTCACTTGATCCGAAAACGGAAAATAACTTTTATCCAACTTATTCGACTGCAACTATGATTGAAGAAAGTAACACTGCAGATTCCTGGAATTTGGACGAAACGTTGCATAAATCAGGAGAGTCTACAGAGACAACCGAAGCAAATAAACAAAATGATTTTGCTAAGATGACATCAATTGTAACGGATTATGTTAGTGCAAGCAATGCGCCATCCCCTATCTATTCACCAATAACGCACGATGGAAAACTTATAAGCATGGAAGAGTGCATGAAATTATTTGGTCGCGATGTGTGCGTACTCAGTGCGACGTCATCGCAAACGTCTGCTGACCCAACACGGAAGAACAATTTAAACGGGTATACTACAATTGCAATTCCGGAATATGTTATACAAACATCCACTAAAAAGACAACAGATTacgacaattattttaataaacattttgcaTCAATGTTACCTACAAGTGAGAAATTAAACGTTAATTCAAACGAAAATTCTGAGTCGACAACTACAGAATTAAACACTGTTGATGAAATTTCTCTACTTGATCTTTCTCAATATACAGGTTCCGtcgtagaaaattataaaccCCATGCCGATTCTGATAAGGATGAATTATCTAGTACTGCTAAGGATACATCTATCCCGAAGAAGAAATTGAGGACTCAAACAACTGATAAAactataaagaataaattgttAGGAAAAAGTAAAAGCCATAAAGCTAAATTGCCATTAAGCCCAAATAGcaaggaaatgaaaaatccaGTTTCAAGTGAAGAATTTCTTCATTCCGCCACCTCACACGAATATAATGAcagcaatttggaaattaatcaagaaaatcAGCCAACAAAAGTCAATACATGGAAGAATATTCCTCAAGAAGAGACTACAGTTTCTAATTATGTAGATTCTAGAACCAAACATGATTTCGAAGACGGAAGTATAAATTACTTGAAAGAACCAGTTACTAATGATCAAGAAGAAGTTCTTCAAGAACGACCTAAAGAAAAGATCACAACTATTAATCAAGATTTCGATACCGGATACAATTTCGAAacaaaaactataaattacgtaaaacCAGACTTCGATGTTTATTCTGATGAAGAAGATCGATCTACAACAATGCGATACATCGATTATGAAGAATCAAATGAATCAAGTAACAAAGACgacagttttaatataaatacggGTTCGTCAATAAGAAGATTGCCATTCTGCGATAATACTTTACTTCTAAACTCCATCAGAAAGGTCATTAATGACTTTACACTGGATCCTCGCGTGGGTAGAACGATAGATCTCAACGAAAATATTCTTCAGTTGCACGACAGAAGTTTATTGCCGGAAATTCTGGCAGTTCCgcatttgaaaaatatcttattactACCGCAAATAGAAGACATGATCGTGGAGAAGGTGAAAGACGTTTTATCTCACGTCACATCTATCTCCAGAAAAGACTTCACGAATGATTGGTCACACGGTATAATCAGAAACACTTTGCGCAATATATTGGAAACTTTTCCTGGTTTCCATCAGAAGCTTCCACCGATGACGATTGAGGAGCATCAGTTTAAGAATGGACAATGGACAACCAATGTGGTAACTTTGGCGCCTCTCGTAGACAATCAATTATCAAAATCAAACCCGAACAAGTTGCATGAAAGTATTAGAAATCTTTTGAGTTCCTCGGCAATCGCGTCGCAAAGAGATCAGCCTATTGTGCGAAACATAATCGTACAGAGCGTAAAAAATAACTTAATCAATGAcgaagaaaacgagaaaatggATGATTCAGTAATTTATAATgcgttaaataatattctggaGGTATTAAAAGAACCAAATAATATAGATACATTAGAAAAAAGCAATACATTTGTTAGTAATGatagaaatatagaaatgaCTTTTTTGCAAGAAATGCCAATTGATCGTAAAATGAAAAACGACAAATCGATATTGGCCCAAAACCTTGGCATAGAAGAAGAAGCAAGAATAAACGATAACAGAATGCAAATAGTGACGACTCAGAAAGCCAAAGTACTAGAAAACAATGCTATCGTAGCTTCTGAATTTCCAAATTTATCAGAATCATACgacaaagataaaaatatatatatagagaagGAAATACCAAATAAAGTCATTgacataataaaagtaaataccAGAGATCAAATTTTGGATGGAATCAGAAAGACAAATGTACAAAGTGAAGAGAGTAAGCTTGTTGAACCGTTAGAACCCACAACAATTTATCAAAAAgctattttacaaaataatcctAACATATTGAAAGCTTCTACAGAACTAAATTCAGAAAACGAATTAAATTCGGAaggaaatgataataatatattttcagaagCAACTACGATTTCGTCGATTGCAGCCAAACATGTTTATGAAaattcgagagaaaaaaaaatatctgaaattaaTCCAACAGTAATACACACAAGAAATGACATTAACAAATCGCCAACAAATGATTTCTTGTCGAACGATTTGATTTTGGAGAATACAGAAAATCATCGCATTGATGATGGAATTATGGCACCTACATACTTTATGCAAGAAACTTCACCAAATTACATAGAAGTATCAGATAACATCATTTTCCCAAGTATAGCACAAACTAAAACTGTCGACGAAATAGAATACCcattaaatggaaaaatagTAACTGCTACGcctgataatttaatttcttccgcaaatgtgaaatatgaaaatccgGAATCTAAAATCGTTTCTAGCCTCTCGGCTGAGGAAATTGATCCAGCAATAATATTAGCAAGACTTGAGTATAATTTGCcgccaataaaatattactcgcCAGAAACCTTAAAAtacgtgcaaaatcattatatcgaggataaaaatgcaattacatCTGCAAACTTTATGCAAGAAATCTCACCCAATCATGTCCAGATATCGGATAGTATAATTGCACAAAATATGGCAGGATCTACAAATACAGAAGACAGAATAGAAGACACATCAAACGGGAAAATTATAACTACATCAGCtgacaatttaatttcatctaaaaataatattctggaATATGGAAACGATGAATCTCAAACCTCTCCTTTGAcagataaagatattttaaaattacaacGACATAATTTTATGACAGAAGACAACATCGTTAAAATTCATGAAGTCACTACGGAGATACAACGAACCTATGCGAAAACTACATACTTCAAGCcaaaattttctgaaaatagTTCCAGcatcaatttattatcatcACCTGTTGAAATTACGGATGACGCAAGTAATAGCAAcagcaaaaataatatgaatgGTAATaggaacaataataattacaatctaattggcaatataaataatattaatcctATCTCCGCAGAAGCAAATGAAGGAATTATCTCCTCTTCCAAATCTTTAGACGATATTTATTCTCTTCAGCTATTTCCCTCATCGACTGCTTCCGATGCCATTTCGGCACTTCAAAACTCGCAAATCTATTACATCAACGACGATGTGAAATTGCCAGTGGAGATAATAGCATTGAAGAATGGTTCTTACGCGTTATCAATCTCTCCAAACATATGTGAAATAATACTGAGGAGAAAATGTCCTTGTTGCGTACCATTGCAAGGACGCATAGTTCGATCATCAggaaaaaattatcaaaaatatgtGATTGCAGGTAAAAAAGATGATTGGTCAACTGATCAATCGTCTAGCGTAGCGATAAATTCAATGACTGCAAAAAACACCTTGAAAATGCAAgagcaagaagaaaaaataaataaacaagaagAGGAAATAAATGCACATAATCTTTGGAAGCGAAATTTGATGAATAATAATCTAACAATTTCAATGCCAGTTATCGATTTcgctaaaaaatataatctattaCTTGATTTCAACGAAGAAGATGTCCTGTTTAACGGAATAGAAtcacaaaaaagaaatatagaaatgaGTCAATCCGAAAGACTTGCAGAGTTAAAACTGAATAAATCcgaaactaaaaataatatgcaagatacaaatattgaaatagcAGAAGACAACAATTATTCTAATGTTGATGAAAAACTGATGAAATatgagaaagagacagagtcTATTTTACAAAACGTTAACATTCTcaacaaaaaagagaaaagagaacatAAAGGATCGGAATTGATTGATGATGAACAGAATGCTTCAAGAATTAgaattttgaaggaaaataaCGCAAGGCCTTATAGATATGAACAAAATACAaacattgcaaatattaaaggGACAAAAGTCATAAGATCTATGCTTTATTGGCTTAAAAGcctttttgaaagaaaatga
- the LOC105275983 gene encoding charged multivesicular body protein 3 yields MGLFGKSQEKNPKEMVQEWTHKLRKEGYQLDRQVRAIQREEEKVKRSLKDAAKKGDKDVCKVLAKEIIRAHKACNKIYTSKAHLNSVSLQMKNQLATIRVAGSVSKSTEVMQAMQSLIKVPEIAATMREMSKEMMKAGIIEEMLDETMDSIEDSEDMEDEADEEVDKILWEVTAGQLGTAPAVVTETPGAIAASTSAEEEPDKEDDKEFEEMKNRLQSLRS; encoded by the exons ATGGGCTTATTTGGAAAATCACAAGAAAAAAACCCCAAAGAAatg GTTCAAGAATGGACTCACAAATTGAGAAAGGAAGGTTATCAGCTTGACAGACAGGTTAGGG CAATccagagagaggaggagaaagtGAAACGTTCCCTAAAGGACGCAGCAAAGAAAGGAGATAAAGATGTGTGTAAGGTTCTTGCAAAGGAGATTATAAGAGCTCACAAAGCCTGCAACAAGATATACACCTCCAAGGCGCATTTAAATTCCGTATCActgcaaatgaaaaatcaattagcgACAATCAGAGTTGCTGGTTCAGTCTCCAAGTCTACCGAAGTGATGCAAGCAATGCAGTCCCTGATAAAAGTACCAGAGATAGCTGCGACTATGAGAGAAATGTCGAAGGAAATGATGAAAGCTGGAATTATCGAGGAAATGTTGGATGAAACTATGGACTCCATTGAGGACTCTGAAGATATGGAGGACGAAGCTGACGAAGAAGTCGATAAG attttatgGGAGGTGACAGCTGGCCAGTTGGGCACTGCTCCCGCGGTTGTCACGGAGACTCCTGGAGCGATCGCAGCCTCCACTTCTGCAGAAGAAGAACCAGACAAAGAGGATGACAAAGAATTtgaggaaatgaaaaatagattgCAGAGCCTTCGCAgttag